GGTCACAATTGAGAGAAGCAGTGAAGATCTAAGCTTTTCTTCAAACTCGTTCTTGTTCTCGACTTCTGGATTTTCCCTCTTAGTCTGTCGAGGTAGAAATACATCATTCACCAGTGATTGGAATTTCTCAACGAGTTCCATAACTTTCGCTTTTGTCATCTCCATAATCCACCTGATAATGCAGGCAACCAAGTCCGGTTCTGTGTTTGAATTTTGAGGCACgccttcattttcattttcagccAGTATATCAATTCGTATATTGCAAACAAATTTAGCAGAAAATATAAGATGAGCTTAATACACACCTGAACCAGGTGGCTCTTGGAGCTTCTTGACCAAGTCGTTGTTGGTAATAGCATCCCATAGGGCTTTATCAGAGGATAGGGAAAGCACCAATCTCTGCATTCCAAGCTAGATTTCTCAACTAATatttgagaaaattaaagtatTTCCTATGcaagtaatcatttcattattaTTAAAAAGTTACTGAAAATGCAGAATTAGATTTGTCGCTCAAGCTTAAACAAGAAGGCACCTGAACAGAAGGATCTGCTTGCAGCAACTGGAAAGCATCATAAACTTTTCTGTGTCCATAGGACAGTAACTTTCTTGTAACACAAGAATCCAACAATTTCTGAAGCCACTGCAAGTCTGACTCAGATGAATTTACCCCAAGCATAAAACTGGTCAAATTTGAAATATGATCAGAAACATCAAAATCTTCACAAACCAATGCAAGAACTGTTTACCAAATAATTTCTGATCTATTAATTAACTCAGCTGAAAggaatatatacatacatacctatgtatattatatataaatatatatatatatctatatatatatatatattatgtatgtGTAATTGATGAGTTTACCAAGAAAGTATAACCATTAGAAAATTAACCAAACCAAGAAGTGAATCAAGCTGATTACTCTGGTGTTTATATTTACAGGCTCCTCAATAAAGAACCACATAATCAAACTTTTggaaaattgaaaatcagtaAAAATCTTGGCTGCTACTGAAAAAATTACCAGAGTTCTGTAAAGTTAATACTTACTTCATAAGTGCAGCAATTGCACTTTGAACTTCAAATTGGGAAGGAACAGACCCAAAAACAGAGCTGCTAATCAAAGGCCCACttgctcttttctcttcttttccatAAACAAGCTCTAATTTCTTCCTGCAAGTTTCATTCCCACAGTAGCACTGTGAAGCAGAACAAGAGGGTTTAACAGCTCCAACATAACTGTTTGAAACTGGAAAATTAAGATTATTACTGATAATTTTATTATCAGTAGTATTAGAAGAACAGGGTTTGATGTGGATGATAGGAAAATCAATATGCATGGTTCCTCCTCCCATGGCTTTGAATTTTTGAGGCTCTGCTGAGGCTCTACATTTCTTGTAATCTTATAAGTTGAAACTGTAAACTGGAAAAGGTAAGGCCTCCATTTGTGTTGGTTACCATTTCTACACGTCAAAGCTTCAGCACCTAATAGGCTAATATCTTGGAATCAGTTGTGCACCAGGGTTTGACCAAAAGGTTGTACATAGTACATACCAAAAGATCTCTACCTTTCCAAACAGGCCCATGCTAAATAATCTTTTGGGCTGGGTCAGTCTTTCATAGTTTTTGTAATATTATGGATAGAAGCCGCAATCACTTGATCTAATTTCCTATACTCTCTCATTACTTGGGCTAAAAATGAATTGTATTCCTAACTACGGCTGTTACTCCTTTCCGCGTGCTGTTTTCACTCTCAGGTATATTGATCAGTTCTATACTCTATTATAAAGAGTCTCAATGGAATCACATTGCGTGTCTTGACGAACAATGTGTTGAAGGCTAGGATGAGTCTAGTGTTGATTGGTCTGTCAAATTCTTGCATGTCCAGATTGCAGATTCTGATGGTGTGATTTACAAATCTCAAGGTCGTGACAATAGTTCTAtcgttggtaattatcttgaggatGCTGAAGATACACCTTCAGTTTTTTCCAATTTCTCTCTAAGTGATTCAGAGCAATGTTTCATTGTACAAATACAATTTGTTGGTGTAGTACAACTTCTGCGTCGTTCTAACTTAGCTCTAGGGTTTGTCATATCTCCCAAAATTTTAAAAGATGCCATTCTGAACGATTGTAATCGTTAACTATtggaataaatttatttaaataaaaaaagttatatgattaatttatttaaaaaaaaaaaaacaaataacatgTCCAATTACAGTCTCGTTCGTATGGGATTTTGGGTGACAAAGAAATATCATATGCAATTTTGGAAAGTTGATAAATTATTTTATATAAGGGTCGGTaaaaggggagtgaaatccacactaAAAAAAGGGTTGGTAAAAGAGATTGTGTCCGTAATATAATTAAGGAAATGAATGAATTATAAATCTTACGTAGAAACGTGTCAACCTGCTTATTTAGTTCCAATCAATGTAAACATTCAATTAATGCTGCTACTAGAAATGGCGTTTGGGCCTCAATGAAGAGCCGAAGACGACGCAATACGTTGAGAAACAAAGCCACAAAAAAAGTCAGTAGATTTGGAGACACTTTTTCCCTAAAAACTCCTCTACAATCCCACTAGCttgagttcttttcaatttcaaggTACATTTTAATTAATTCCCTTTGTTATTTCGATTTTGGATCCCATAATTTTGCATGGAGAAAAATGTGTAATGTGAGCTTGTGTTCGGTTGAGGCAGATGGCTGATGGGAGTGCGCAATCAAGGTACGTGAAGCTGACCAGGGAACAAGAAGCCCCAACAGAGGATATCACCCCTGGAGAGCTCAACCAACCCATTGAAATTCCTCAGGTCCTTCTATCTTTCACTGCCTAAAGAATTTGTTGTGTTTGTTTTTGGGGCTCCAAATTGAAATTTTAGATGCTTGTTATATTGAGGATGATAATGTTAGATCATCGTGCAAACTAGCTTTTTGTGTGTCTTTAGATTGTGAAAACAATAGTGTTTCTGACGTTAAGTTGATGTGTTTAATGTTTGGTGGTTCAGCATCCACCAGTTTTCGATTTCTCTTTGTGAGATGTATCTTTTAATTATGGTTGGTACCCTTTGTTGTTGGTAACGGACAGTTAAATGTTGAGAGGTGTGTGGAATGCGGGCAACCCCTGCCTGAAAGATACCAGCCCCCAGCTGATGAAGATTGGACAACTGGGATATGTGGCTGCACTCAAGATCCAGAGAGTTGTAAGAGTTCATCTGCTTTATCACTTTTTTGGGATTTGAAAGCGTACTTGGCACTTAGGATAGTGAATGAGGTGAAGAAAAACATGTTTTACATTGCCTAATGTTTGGGAATCAAAGCTTTTCAGATTATCCCAATTATTTACTTAAGACAGACAACGAGGATTGTTATAGTCGAGCCAATTTACTATCtacattttctttgaaattgtTACAAAGATCATAAGTTTTTTCTGTTTATAGTCAATCCTTACTTTAGTGGTGTATTTTCAGTTTTTGCGCCATCTTAATCGTTTATAATTCCTTGGATTATTGTGTTTACGTTGTAGGCTGGACTGGACTTTTTTGCCCATGTGTGTTGTTTGGGCGTAACGTTGAAACAATACGAGAAGACATTCCCTGGAATAATGCCTGTGTTTGCCATGCTGTGTGTGTTGAAGGAGGAATTGCGGTTGCAGCAGCAACAGCATTCTTCCATGGTGTTGATCCTAAGACGTCAGTTCTCATCTGTGAGACATTGCTATTTGCCTGGTGGATGTGTGCAATCTACACTGGTCTGTTTAGGCAGTCATTGCAAAAGAAATATCATCTCAAGGTGAATTTCAGTTTCTATTCTTTCCCGAACTTGGGTTACATGCAAATTACATGAGAAAATGTTGAAGCATAGGATAAGAAGAGAAGAGGTTTCTAAAATGTAAAACGCCTGTGTACATTCATCTTAGATAACTACAAGTCTTCTCTCTCCTAATCTTTTTGCATTTTTTGTCGAGGTATTTTGTTAATCTTTTTTCCCATGATTTACCTTGTATACCAATGGCTTTTGGTCTCTACATTTAGAAGGTGAAAGTTATCTCGCCCAACAGATAATGTATATCTCGTGATGGAAAAACTATGACATGTTATCTCACATAGTGGACAGTTACTCTGCACATGAAAGCTGAGATTTTTATGTAGTTCCATATGGTGCATTCAGCGTGCTTGAGTATTTTGTGCCTCCAGTTGATGTAGAATGTTCTTGTCTGTATGCATGTGTTTAACTTTATTTTTGCCTTGTGCTGATCTTCGTTTCTTGACATTAGTTTGGACGTGAGACTCTGACCATCAATTTTGCACGCATTGTTCTTTTGTTTCCTGCAGCATAAATCAGGCTGTTTAATATTGTGAAACAAAGATGATTATTCTACTTGGTCACTAAATAAATATATCCAAGAGCGTATGTATTAATGAAGACTTCCCTTTTCACATATCTTGGTTTTTGACTTAAAACCATGATATGTGAAAGGTGAAGTCAAGTCTTCGGGGTATATGTTCTTGGAACACCATTACTTATTTGCATGCTGAAGGTATTCTCAAGTCTATAAACTGTGTAACTCAAAAGGCATTTGAAATGGTTAAGATACTCCAATTTTCAGAGCTAATATGATTTCCAGAAGGCATGGTATTCTGTGTTAATGATGTACTCTTTCCCTCGCACATGCATTTGCCTTTACTTAAAAAGAGTATATTGAGCTTGCCACAAATACTTTGCAAAACTCCAGATATTTTGAGCTTTGAGTTTGTAAATTCTTCTTTTTAACAATTGTTTTTAGTAACATAAGTTGTTGTTTGAAAGCTCATGGGCAGTTTTCATTTGAACATAAACATCTATATAACGGTGCTAACTCAATGTGTAACTTCTCTGCAGGATTCACCATGTGATCCTTGCATGGTGCACTGCTGCATGCACTGGTGTGCTTTGTGTCAAGAGCACAGGGAGATGAGGGGTCACTTATCTGATTCTTCAAGCATGGCAATGACTGTTGTTAACCCACCGCCAGTTCAAGAGATGAGCTCTAGTGAGAAAAAGGACGCTGCAGCTCCATCAGCAGAGTCTTCCGGTCAAGGAAACACCAATTCCACTCAAGAAAACACCAATATGGAGCTGGCGCTGCAGCCTGTGTAGGATTTATCAATTCTGCTATGTACTAGAAAAGAATCCCTCTTTTTCATACATCTAGAGTTTTCATCAGAAGATCAACCTGTGCAGAATTATGAGGAGATCTAATAGGATGCAAAACCTGTTACTTTGAGACAAAACGGAACCATGTGGCATGTCATTAGCATCAACTCCTTTCAAGTGTTTACACCAATTTCATCAACTCCTGATTTTGCCTTATAGTTGCAGTacttgtaataatctcatcttcGACAGTATATTTATTCTGGATCATaaagtacaatttttttttttttttttttttttcagttttcacaTGGGAAACGAATTCCCAAAGGAAACCCTTTTCTTTGGAATTGGTCTTTCTTTTCTAGAGTCATTCAAAACCTTACCAAGAgatttacaaattttttatttttatttttatttttggaaaagaaagaaTGCATATATAAATGGTTACATCAATATTAAATATCCAGGACGAGTCACAATAACCGTTCTCAATCCAAATATGCAAAGCACGAAACAAAAACGTTTTTCTAGCTGACAAATGCGCTGCCTGATTACATTTTCATAGGCAATAACCTCTTGGCTATAATTCTATGAATAAACTCATACACCATTTACTGTGCTTTGTGTGTTTTCATCTTATAATTTTATAATCCAACTGTCTCTGCCATTaaagatcacttctgcaaaaaaTAATCGAATTGGAGATGGTTCAACTATTCAATTGGATCAAACAAATAAACAGTTATAACAACAGTTACTACAATTATAATGAATTCTTGGTACGGATTAGTCTATAAACAGAGAAAGTCtttgagaattaaaaaaaaaagaaaaagaaaaag
This portion of the Rosa chinensis cultivar Old Blush chromosome 1, RchiOBHm-V2, whole genome shotgun sequence genome encodes:
- the LOC112175183 gene encoding uncharacterized protein LOC112175183; this encodes MGGGTMHIDFPIIHIKPCSSNTTDNKIISNNLNFPVSNSYVGAVKPSCSASQCYCGNETCRKKLELVYGKEEKRASGPLISSSVFGSVPSQFEVQSAIAALMNFMLGVNSSESDLQWLQKLLDSCVTRKLLSYGHRKVYDAFQLLQADPSVQRLVLSLSSDKALWDAITNNDLVKKLQEPPGSGVPQNSNTEPDLVACIIRWIMEMTKAKVMELVEKFQSLVNDVFLPRQTKRENPEVENKNEFEEKLRSSLLLSIVTLLIVVVARLQRA
- the LOC112187639 gene encoding cell number regulator 6 gives rise to the protein MADGSAQSRYVKLTREQEAPTEDITPGELNQPIEIPQLNVERCVECGQPLPERYQPPADEDWTTGICGCTQDPESCWTGLFCPCVLFGRNVETIREDIPWNNACVCHAVCVEGGIAVAAATAFFHGVDPKTSVLICETLLFAWWMCAIYTGLFRQSLQKKYHLKDSPCDPCMVHCCMHWCALCQEHREMRGHLSDSSSMAMTVVNPPPVQEMSSSEKKDAAAPSAESSGQGNTNSTQENTNMELALQPV